From Pseudomonas sp. B21-028, one genomic window encodes:
- the lysS gene encoding lysine--tRNA ligase, whose translation MSDLELDPQALQQEENSLIALRKEKLAAERNKGQAFPNDFRRDAYCDALQKKYADKTKEELAEAAIPVKVAGRIMLDRGSFLVIQDMTGRIQVYVNRKTLPEETLAAVKTWDLGDIIAAEGTLARSGKGDLYVEMTSVRLLTKSLRPLPDKHHGLTDTEQRYRQRYVDLIVNEDVRQTFRVRSQVIAHIRSFLMKRDFLEVETPMLQTIPGGAAAKPFETHHNALDMEMFLRIAPELYLKRLVVGGFEKVFEINRNFRNEGVSTRHNPEFTMLEFYQAYADYEDNMDLTEELFRELAQLVLGTTDVPYGDKVFHFGEPFVRLSVFDSILKYNPELTADDLNDIDKARAIAKKAGAKVLGFEGLGKLQVMIFEELVEHKLEQPHFITQYPFEVSPLARRNDENPNVTDRFELFIGGREIANAYSELNDAEDQAERFMAQVADKDAGDDEAMHYDADFVRALEYGMPPTAGEGIGIDRLVMLLTNSPSIRDVILFPHMRPQA comes from the coding sequence TGCGCAAGGAAAAGCTTGCTGCCGAGCGCAACAAGGGCCAGGCCTTCCCCAACGACTTCCGCCGCGACGCCTACTGCGACGCCTTGCAGAAGAAGTACGCGGACAAGACCAAGGAAGAGCTGGCCGAGGCGGCGATTCCAGTCAAGGTGGCCGGTCGTATCATGCTCGACCGTGGTTCGTTCCTGGTGATCCAGGACATGACCGGTCGCATCCAGGTCTACGTCAACCGCAAGACCCTGCCGGAAGAAACCCTGGCCGCCGTCAAGACCTGGGACCTGGGCGACATCATCGCCGCCGAGGGCACCCTGGCCCGTTCCGGCAAAGGTGACCTGTACGTCGAAATGACCAGCGTGCGCCTGCTGACCAAATCCCTGCGCCCGTTGCCGGACAAGCATCACGGCCTGACCGACACCGAGCAGCGCTACCGCCAGCGCTACGTCGACCTGATCGTCAACGAAGACGTGCGCCAGACGTTCCGCGTGCGCTCCCAGGTGATCGCCCACATCCGCAGCTTCCTGATGAAGCGCGACTTCCTGGAAGTCGAGACGCCAATGCTGCAGACCATCCCCGGCGGCGCGGCGGCCAAGCCGTTCGAAACCCACCACAACGCCCTGGACATGGAAATGTTCCTGCGCATCGCGCCGGAGCTCTACCTCAAGCGGCTGGTGGTCGGCGGGTTTGAAAAAGTCTTCGAGATCAACCGCAACTTCCGTAACGAAGGCGTTTCGACCCGGCACAACCCCGAGTTCACGATGCTTGAGTTCTACCAGGCCTACGCCGACTACGAAGACAACATGGACCTGACCGAGGAACTGTTCCGCGAGTTGGCGCAGCTTGTGCTCGGGACCACCGACGTGCCGTACGGCGACAAGGTGTTCCACTTCGGTGAGCCGTTCGTGCGGCTGTCGGTGTTCGACTCGATCCTCAAGTACAACCCTGAGCTGACCGCCGATGACCTCAACGACATCGACAAGGCCCGTGCCATCGCCAAGAAGGCCGGCGCCAAGGTGCTCGGCTTCGAAGGCCTGGGCAAGCTGCAGGTGATGATTTTCGAAGAGCTGGTGGAGCACAAGCTGGAGCAGCCGCACTTCATTACCCAATACCCGTTCGAAGTGTCGCCGCTGGCTCGTCGCAACGACGAGAACCCGAACGTGACCGACCGCTTCGAGTTGTTCATCGGCGGCCGCGAAATCGCCAACGCCTACTCCGAGCTCAATGACGCCGAGGACCAGGCCGAGCGCTTCATGGCCCAGGTGGCCGACAAGGACGCCGGCGACGACGAAGCCATGCACTACGACGCCGACTTCGTGCGCGCCCTGGAGTACGGCATGCCGCCCACGGCCGGCGAAGGGATCGGCATCGATCGCCTGGTGATGTTGCTGACCAACTCACCGTCGATCCGGGATGTGATCCTCTTCCCGCACATGCGGCCTCAAGCGTAA